One window from the genome of Diabrotica virgifera virgifera chromosome 6, PGI_DIABVI_V3a encodes:
- the LOC126886712 gene encoding DNA methyltransferase 1-associated protein 1 isoform X1 — translation MADVRDIMELERPSTPEVTRETFLGNDKLKKRASTGPKVSKRPEGMHREVFALLYNDNKDAPPLFSSDTIGNNGYKQTKIKLGMRKPRKWKWMPFTNPGRSDNATFYHWRRPSDEPKEYPFAKFNKVIEVVKYTEQEYNTHLKCDNWTKEETDHLIDLAKRFDLRFIVMADRYDTEKYPKRSVEDLKQRYYKICGILSKLNGEKKIYTYDADHERRRKEQLKKLYERKPEQIEEEQFLLGELKKIEARKKERERKTQDLQKLISQADSQNDTPRRNDKKLPKKKIANPARPSRVDTNHILQAIESAGIKFPDYKNSGVSLRSQRMKLPANVGQKKSKGVEQILQDMGLELNPTPSEEICQHFNELRSDMVLLMEIKGALATCEYELQSLRHQYEALNPGKTLAIPPQLSSNSEVEAKISTSEIIDVVGSPDTPSNT, via the exons ATGGCAGACGTTAGAGATATCATGGAGTTGGAGAGACCCTCCACTCCAGAAGTGACAAGAGAAACCTTTTTGGGGAATGATAAACTGAAGAAAAGGGCTTCTACGGGCCCCAAGGTGTCAAAACGACCAGAAGGAATGCACAGGGAAGTGTTTGCATTATTGTATAATGATAATAAAGATGCCCCTCCGTTATTTTCTTCTGATACAA TTGGTAACAATGGTTATAAACAGACGAAAATCAAATTGGGAATGAGGAAGCCCAGAAAGTGGAAATGGATGCCTTTTACTAATCCAGGTCGATCAGATAATGCAACTTTTTACCACTGGAGAAGGCCATCGGATGAACCAAAGGAATATCCATTTGCTAAGTTTAATAAG GTGATCGAGGTAGTTAAGTATACCGAACAAGAATACAACACTCATTTAAAATGTGATAACTGGACAAAAGAAGAAACTGATCACTTAATAGACCTTGCCAAGAGATTCGATCTAAGATTTATTGTCATGGCTGACAGATATGATACTGAAAAATACCCAAAAAGATCTGTAGAAGATTTAAAACAAAGATACTACAAAATTTGTGGAATTTTATCCAAACTGAATGGAGAAAAGAAAATTTACACATACGATGCAGACCACGAacgaagaagaaaagaacaatTGAAGAAATTGTATGAAAGGAAACCCGAGCAGATAGAAGAAGAACAGTTTCTACTGGGAGAACTGAAAAAGATAGAAGCGCGCAAGAAGGAGAGGGAAAGGAAGACTCAGGACTTACAGAAACTCATTAGCCAGGCTGACAGTCAGAATGATACTCCCAGGAGGAATGACAAGAAACTGCCCAAGAAGAAAATTGCCAATCCGGCGAGACCTTCCAGAGTCGATACAAAT CATATTTTGCAGGCTATAGAAAGCGCGGGCATCAAATTTCCAGATTATAAGAACAGCGGCGTCTCGTTGAGATCTCAGCGGATGAAATTGCCCGCGAACGTCGGGCAGAAAAAATCCAAAGGGGTTGAACAAATTCTTCAAGATATGGGATTAG AATTAAATCCTACCCCATCAGAGGAGATATGTCAGCATTTCAATGAACTCCGGAGCGACATGGTTCTATTAATGGAAATCAAAGGAGCTTTAGCAACGTGTGAATACGAATTACAGTCTCTAAGACACCAATACGAGGCCCTAAATCCAGGAAAG acgTTGGCCATTCCTCCGCAGTTGTCGTCAAATAGTGAAGTCGAAGCTAAAATTAGCACCAGCGAAATCATCGACGTTGTCGGATCTCCAGATACGCCGTCAAATACTTAG
- the LOC126886712 gene encoding DNA methyltransferase 1-associated protein 1 isoform X2, giving the protein MADVRDIMELERPSTPEVTRETFLGNDKLKKRASTGPKVSKRPEGMHREVFALLYNDNKDAPPLFSSDTIGNNGYKQTKIKLGMRKPRKWKWMPFTNPGRSDNATFYHWRRPSDEPKEYPFAKFNKVIEVVKYTEQEYNTHLKCDNWTKEETDHLIDLAKRFDLRFIVMADRYDTEKYPKRSVEDLKQRYYKICGILSKLNGEKKIYTYDADHERRRKEQLKKLYERKPEQIEEEQFLLGELKKIEARKKERERKTQDLQKLISQADSQNDTPRRNDKKLPKKKIANPARPSRVDTNAIESAGIKFPDYKNSGVSLRSQRMKLPANVGQKKSKGVEQILQDMGLELNPTPSEEICQHFNELRSDMVLLMEIKGALATCEYELQSLRHQYEALNPGKTLAIPPQLSSNSEVEAKISTSEIIDVVGSPDTPSNT; this is encoded by the exons ATGGCAGACGTTAGAGATATCATGGAGTTGGAGAGACCCTCCACTCCAGAAGTGACAAGAGAAACCTTTTTGGGGAATGATAAACTGAAGAAAAGGGCTTCTACGGGCCCCAAGGTGTCAAAACGACCAGAAGGAATGCACAGGGAAGTGTTTGCATTATTGTATAATGATAATAAAGATGCCCCTCCGTTATTTTCTTCTGATACAA TTGGTAACAATGGTTATAAACAGACGAAAATCAAATTGGGAATGAGGAAGCCCAGAAAGTGGAAATGGATGCCTTTTACTAATCCAGGTCGATCAGATAATGCAACTTTTTACCACTGGAGAAGGCCATCGGATGAACCAAAGGAATATCCATTTGCTAAGTTTAATAAG GTGATCGAGGTAGTTAAGTATACCGAACAAGAATACAACACTCATTTAAAATGTGATAACTGGACAAAAGAAGAAACTGATCACTTAATAGACCTTGCCAAGAGATTCGATCTAAGATTTATTGTCATGGCTGACAGATATGATACTGAAAAATACCCAAAAAGATCTGTAGAAGATTTAAAACAAAGATACTACAAAATTTGTGGAATTTTATCCAAACTGAATGGAGAAAAGAAAATTTACACATACGATGCAGACCACGAacgaagaagaaaagaacaatTGAAGAAATTGTATGAAAGGAAACCCGAGCAGATAGAAGAAGAACAGTTTCTACTGGGAGAACTGAAAAAGATAGAAGCGCGCAAGAAGGAGAGGGAAAGGAAGACTCAGGACTTACAGAAACTCATTAGCCAGGCTGACAGTCAGAATGATACTCCCAGGAGGAATGACAAGAAACTGCCCAAGAAGAAAATTGCCAATCCGGCGAGACCTTCCAGAGTCGATACAAAT GCTATAGAAAGCGCGGGCATCAAATTTCCAGATTATAAGAACAGCGGCGTCTCGTTGAGATCTCAGCGGATGAAATTGCCCGCGAACGTCGGGCAGAAAAAATCCAAAGGGGTTGAACAAATTCTTCAAGATATGGGATTAG AATTAAATCCTACCCCATCAGAGGAGATATGTCAGCATTTCAATGAACTCCGGAGCGACATGGTTCTATTAATGGAAATCAAAGGAGCTTTAGCAACGTGTGAATACGAATTACAGTCTCTAAGACACCAATACGAGGCCCTAAATCCAGGAAAG acgTTGGCCATTCCTCCGCAGTTGTCGTCAAATAGTGAAGTCGAAGCTAAAATTAGCACCAGCGAAATCATCGACGTTGTCGGATCTCCAGATACGCCGTCAAATACTTAG